GGCCGAGATAAACATTTGCCGCGCCAAAGATGACGGAGAGAACGAGCCCCATTAAGACGGCGGGCAGCGTGACTTCTCGAAGCGGCTCAAGAGTGATTTTCGCCATCTCAAGAGTGATTTTTGCCACGGCGTACTCTCCTTCTTGCAGCAGAGAAGAAATTTCTTCGCATACAGACGGCGATTCTGCAGGTCAAGCGCTTTTGCGTGGAAAAAGCGGTTCGGGCGAGCGAATGGCGAACGCGCTTGTTTTCCCCGGAGCCGCGAGGTTTCCAAACGTAAAAGGATCCGTCACGTCCTTATCGACAAATTCCAGCAAACGCTTCATTTGGAACGGCATGACCGGCGACAAGAGAATCCCCGCCCAGCGAATCCGTTCGAGCAGAACGTAGAAAAGCTCGGCCAGCTTTTGTTGGTTTGCGGGATCCTTGGCGAGCGACCAAGGCTGCATTCGATCGATCAAAAGGTTCGCCTCCGACACCAACACCCAGGCCTCCGCGAGCGCTTCGTCGATCGCGTACGAATCCATCTTAAGTCGGTACATCTTGACGATCGTTTCGATTCGTTCGAGCTCCCCCGGCATCGTAAGTTTACTCGGACGCTTGAGTTTGTCGCCGATGTATTTCTTCACCATCGTGAGCGTCCGGCTGACTAGATTTCCAAGGTCGTTCGCCAGGTCGGCATTGTAACGAGCTACGAACCGTTCTTCGGTATAATCCCCGTCGCGGTCCCACGGTACTTCCCGCATGAGATGGTAACGCAAAGGATCGGCTCCGTGAGCTTCCGCCAGCGACAAAGGATCCGCGATGTTCCCGCGGCTTTTGGACATCTTCTCGCCGCCGATCGAAACGAATCCATGCCCCCAAACCGCCTTCGGAACGGGAAGGGAGGCCGCCATCAACATCGCGGGCCAGATCAAGCAATGAAACCGCGTAATGTCCTTCCCGATCACGTGGAGATCGGCCG
The Bdellovibrionota bacterium genome window above contains:
- the metG gene encoding methionine--tRNA ligase; this translates as MAKFYITTAIDYANSTPHLGTAYEKIGADVIARYRRLCGDDVYFVMGNDEHSQNVRKKAEAEKLDPKVYCDQMAGKFQETWKALHLSYDFFIQTTMPNHHVVVRDIAGRIFKARDAKGQPVIYKAPYEGHYCISCEAFYQEKDLVGGLCPTHQAKPEWIREENYFFRLSAFSDPLRKLYGERPNFLRPVARRNEILQVLEQGLEDISISRANKDWGVKLPFDEGAVAYVWFDALINYVSAVGPIGGEKYKRYWPADLHVIGKDITRFHCLIWPAMLMAASLPVPKAVWGHGFVSIGGEKMSKSRGNIADPLSLAEAHGADPLRYHLMREVPWDRDGDYTEERFVARYNADLANDLGNLVSRTLTMVKKYIGDKLKRPSKLTMPGELERIETIVKMYRLKMDSYAIDEALAEAWVLVSEANLLIDRMQPWSLAKDPANQQKLAELFYVLLERIRWAGILLSPVMPFQMKRLLEFVDKDVTDPFTFGNLAAPGKTSAFAIRSPEPLFPRKSA